TATCATCTTGACTAAAGCTTTCCTTATGGCATcctttgatattaaagacttgggggagtTAAATTACTTCCTAGGGATTGAGATATGTCGATCAAAAGAAAGATTATTCTTATCGCAAAGGAAGTACACTCTTGATTTGTTGAGTGAGGCAGGTGAGCTTGGATCAAGAGTAGCAAAGACTCCTCTTGAAGATGGTTATAAAGTGCTACGTGAGGGGGAGTTTGAAGACAAACACTATAGGAGAATGGTTGGGAAGCTCATTTACCTCACCATAACCAGATCAGACGTGTGTTTTGTAGTCAATCAAGTCAGCCGACACATGCAAAAACCCAAGATACATCACTGGAATATGGTGGAAAGAATCTTGAGGTATCTACGAGAAGCACCAGGTCAAAGAGTCTGGATGGCATGCAATGAAGCACTGAAATCactggatattgtgatgcagattgggtaggagatagagttgataggag
This region of Brassica napus cultivar Da-Ae chromosome C5, Da-Ae, whole genome shotgun sequence genomic DNA includes:
- the LOC125587110 gene encoding uncharacterized mitochondrial protein AtMg00810-like; amino-acid sequence: MKKPWSIENEENQLGMKVGAMIKNDTWYETELPKEKKAVTSRLLFTINDKECIILTKAFLMASFDIKDLGELNYFLGIEICRSKERLFLSQRKYTLDLLSEAGELGSRVAKTPLEDGYKVLREGEFEDKHYRRMVGKLIYLTITRSDVCFVVNQVSRHMQKPKIHHWNMVERILRYLREAPGQRVWMACNEALKSLDIVMQIG